The Syngnathus acus chromosome 2, fSynAcu1.2, whole genome shotgun sequence genomic interval GCGTCTGTCGAAACGGGCTCACTGAGGCCAGCTGCGGTCCGGGCTGGAAACTGGACCACAACACATGTAAGGGGGGTTTTAAGATTTGCATGCAGATACAGAAAATGGGGACAGAACCCGGTCTCCAAAAGCATGGAGAATTGATCCTCCCACTAAAATTGTGTATAATTGCCTATGGCAGTGGTTCGCAAAGTACCGCAGGAAAAAATACTTGGCCCTACAAGTATTGCCATCATAACCAACATTATATGAACTACAGTAAATATGTAGTACAGCCGTTTAGTAGGCCTAAGCCTTCATCAAAAGTGAGATTCCTCAAAAGTATATTTTATGGTAAGCCACTGTAACATTACATACACTTTGAGCAATACCACTGCGCTTAAAtatatggggaaaaaatttgCTCTTAGATAATTTtcgttgttttgttgttatgCGTCGCTTCAACATACTCCTTTGACGTCAATTACTAATTTCCTATTACCCGgggctttgctgccatctactGGCATTTTAAGGTGTTACAAAAGGAccgccacaaaaaaaacttccaaaACTGGCAACTTTTCAGCTAATAgctggggatgggttaaaaagaaaagcaccAAAAAAAGGTGAATCTGCAACAAGTGAACTGCAAATAGACAAATAGAATTGGTGAAATTTGCACAGTACCTAAGCAGATTGTTTCCTGTAGGTGAATGTCAATGCGAAGGTCAGGATGAGGGCAAGTGGTGCCCCGTCGGCCAGCGCTGGAACGAGGAGCTGTGCGGCTGCGTGTGCACCGCCCAGTGTCCCGGGAATCAACCTCTCAACCCCGACACCTGCTTGTGTCAGTGCAGAGAAAGTCCACAGACATGTCTACGGCAAGGCAAGAGGTTCAACCCTAACACCTGCAGGTaagctgaaaaaaagaatagtcAATGTAGCTACTTTCTTTTTCATCCATATTTGCTTTTTACCTGCTAGTTTCgttgcatttttagttttaatttCCGGTGAGATAGTCAACCATGACTGATTGACGACATCTTGAGTTCTAGCAAGACGGGGGAAAAAGGGAGAAAAGTGAACGAGGAGcattgaaatcattcagagaTGCAAGATATCCCCTCTTCCATTGACTTATTTAAGAGTTTGGTGTTGTCGGCCCAAAGAATGCTTCAAagctaataataaaaagaaaagacttgCCTCAAAATTCTCAGTATAAACTGAAAACATATACggggtatttttttccagttatTAGCTCATTTAGCATTGTTTTCATTACTCCGCTCACAATGATAGCAAAGCGATGGGAACATGTTATGATAGCGTGAAAGTCGAGCCAACAATAGCCATTTTTTCCTCAGTATGAGGACTTATTAAGCTGTTGGAGAGAAACTATTTTCAGAGGTTTATTTTGTTCTGCCAAGTTATCAAAATTCCATCAAAAACAGTAAAAGTCCATTTATACTTTACAGAAGTGTAATACCAGTATCTGTACTACTTCTGTGAAGCATTCGAGTACTTTTGCAACCCGTCACAAATTTAGGGACAGTCTGAAACacttcatgtgtgtgtgtataaaaaaaataaaagcataacACGGCTAATATTAGAAAGGTACGCCACCAAAATTCATAATATGGCATCTCCATTTAGCGCACTGCTATTTCTGAATATTTCAAAGCGATCACCATTTTATGGGCATAAAGAAGTGACACTCTCCTCACCCGCATCAGGTTTTTTGCGACTTTTGTTCCTCAACTGTCATCCTCATCCCTGCATAAGTAACAAAGCCCGAGACCACTTGTGTTGGGAATCGCCCCTTTTGATTCACCTCGTCACTAAACATGATTGTGCTGCTCTCAATCATTTCTTCCTtaataaatatgtaaatagGAGGCACTCAGAAGAGAAGCAAAATCTAAATGAGCGTCAAACATTGGTGACTCGAAAGCTTCTCCATTGACTTTTGTTTGGATGCTTCCTTTTATGGACAAGAGACGTCCCCGGCACCCAACCGCGTTCTTAGCTGCGAGCGTGTGGTGCCGTTCCCACAGCTCGCACGCAAGAGGCCTCTGACCCGAGAGGCCTGAGCTTGCTGACAGTGAGCAGAGCACAGCAACCATCAGGCCGCCGGGCAGCCACAGAGATGGATGGAGTGAcaggacaaaaagaaaaacatacaagGAGACGGGAGCTGAGCCATGAGGGAAAGTTCAGACGTGCGGGTGATTTGTCACAGTGGACGTTCTCAGGCATTTTGTGAGGGAAGAAAGGAGCGCATCAACATGGATTTGCCACAAAAACATCAGCTTGTACTTTTTGTTATGCATGGGATGAGGGTTGCAAAATCctaggaatttttttttttttaggttgatTGGCAGGAATTTATGTGAATCAACCAGCAATTTTAAACGGGAAACTGAAACGTAGTTGGCCAAAATGTAATGTTGCATCATCTTGACAAAATCAAGCCAATTTATTACAAACAGGGTCATACCTTGCGTTATCCCAAATGAGAggttttgattgatttttaaataaatttgctTAAAGAAATGAactgtaaaatatatattttttgtattaggTATCCTGTAATTGACCCAATTGCATATTCAATACAATTGAAACATACTGACTACTTTGAAAGCAAAGcatatattataaaatataaactctttagaatttttttattatcccTCAACTAAACAATCATTTAAaatttcaagaaaaacaagtttaaATTCACGCTTTAGAGACCTGAACACATCACCCCCTTTGAAAAATGTGGAATATTCCCCAAGTCAGTGGTTCACAGCCTTTTTTCAGTGATGTATCCTACTACCccctgtgaaatattttttcagccAAGTGCGCCCTCCCCCATGCAAAGCATTTTTGCATGGGAAAAAACAGTGCAGGGCCATCAGTGTCTGATTTATTCAACTTTGGAACTCCATTTGTTGTTGTATCTCTTGAACTATTTGGATATATATAACTCCAAAAACAAGGAAATAATTGACtgaattgtaaataaatgtgtgtacaTCAAAATAATTGTCAACATAAAGCATCCTCCTTAGGGATCCTCGTACAAATCTGTTCCCAAATGAAATGTCAGAGATGGGCCAACATATTTTGGGCAGTTCAATGTGTATTATCAGATTCagagtggggggggaaaaatgttcGAACAGTCAAATGTCAATCAGTGAAATGTGTGAATCTAATACCTTTCCATTAAATTGCCTTTAGTTGCCTTGTAAACTTTACAGTTTGGAATATTTCACTTTGAATTGTCCATGAAAATCAAACGCATGCTTTTTAACAATTTCCCACCCAAGTTGGGACTAATGAAAGGTTTTCCCTTTTTCCACTATTCCCAAGTTGCTACAGGTTACCCTGCAGGACCCCCAAACGCGCCTGCCTGTCTGGCTTTTACTACAGCCACCAAGTCTGCCAGTGCATCCCCAACTATATGAAGCCTGCGTGGAATTAGCCGGTCACAGAGTAGAAAAGACAAGATGCCAGCCGAGGACGCCGTTTAAACCTTGGGAAACTTGTGGCCTGACACTACAGAAGAGACCAAGGGGTGGAGCAGAACAACAAATGAACACTTATTGGATTACAACAGACTTAAGTATGATTCAAGGCGCTAAAAATGCTTGGTCCCACGGGCGGATGCAGTAACAGAAGAGGAAATGGGATATATGTGACTCACATGTGTCTGTGTACGGGTGGGCTCTTGTCCAATCGCACCTGGAGAAATGTCAAAAGGCCAGATCGGACCAATCCGTTTCAGAGCCAGCTTTGGTACCTGCTGCAACACGCTGGCGCAAGTGCGTCGACACTTTTGTTGAAATGGAAAGTGGAAGAAGATAATGACAGAGTAGACTAAAGATGAAATAAGCTCAAGGCAACTTTGCTGCAGGCTGTGAGGTGGAAGCTATGGGCCTTGCGGAGATGTCACAGCAGTATGAACATGACACCAAAATGCTTCCCCCCAACTAAACGTTTGCATTCCTACCAGAGGGCACACACTGTCCATCTTGtaaaccctgttttttcttcatcattcACTTCAGAAAGGTAATACAGCTCCTGCTGTAGGGCTGATCTACAGCTTTTTACTTGTAATTTAAATGATCCTAggcaatattaaaatgtaaatatttaattttgtttgtatttaaaacaaaagtagTTGTGAAATACTGTATTCAAGAAAATCACTCTGCCAAAGTCCATGTTTTGATTGGTGATGCTACCAACAGTGCTAAAAGAATGAATCCTAATATTTTAGAAAAAGAAAGTCTGAAATGTTTCATATTCCTTTCTGAAGTATTCCCCCCCTCACTTTCAATTAAATGATCTACTGACAAATGTCTGGACAttgtttattatatttaaaacattaaaattaattgaaataatgaaaaccTTCCCATGCTAATATTTGTGTAACTATACAACACAAACAGACCTGCAGAGACAAGTAATTTAGGTGAGCCTCGGGCAACACTTGGTGGTGCAGGCGTATTTGAATCAACATTTACTTCTATTaaagagaattaaaaaaaggccACAAGAAATTTGCTGGAAACATACCGACAGCCTGCTGTAATAGAAATAGAATCAATAATGTGAAAtacgttttatttctttccccaaacaaatataaactgcGCTCCAGCAAACCCTGACATAAGCAATTGAAACTCTAATAtgtacaatataaaaaaaataaaataaatagaacctGCTGCAAAGTTAAAACTGTGGTTCTGCAATTCGTTGAAGCCTAGGCAATGTATATAGCAGATACAGTTCAATGACAAAGATGCAATATTTGTCAAATAGTCAATGCAATGAAGCaaacctgcaaaaaaataacttgGTTAGGGTAAGAAATGCTGCAGTGACTTCAGAACTATGAGTGAAAGCTGACCCCTAGTGGCAGCACCAAGAAAAGATCAAGAGTTTGAAATTGgaaattcatttcattgtcCAATGTTAAAAGTATGACCTTGTAGATTATGACAAGAgtgcaaaatgcaaacaaagcatctttttttttcctttcttatGGCTTACTGATGGAGAAAGAGTATCCTTGCGGCAGTTCTGTCTGTGTCGGTTGCGGTCGACTCTGGCGAAACAGGAAAGGGTGGATCCAGGGCAGGCACTTCAGTACAAACGTTCAGCAAAACTGACTGGGCTTCTGCAGGCTTTTAACTCATCGACTAGCCACCGGCCTTCGCGCTTTTGGTCTGTACAGCATACATTATTAAGTCTTGAAGTGGTCTGGTGGACTTTGATCCACCCCACAGTCCCATACAAGTTCCACCGGCCAGTCACTTCTGCATCCACAAGGTCCGCTCACTTAGATTCAAGTCAGGTAGTTCAACAATTCCCTGCAACGCAAAGAATACAAGTGACTGCTTTTAGGTTCCGATTAGCCACAATAGCAGAGAGAAACTCAACATTCCGCAAAGACGTCATAGGTACTTCTCCGATGGAAAAATAGCGTGTCATTTGAACTAGGCGGCGTGATTGTGAAAACAGGATGATTTTACTATTGCTCAGATTAATGGAactggatctttttttttgggggtggggggggggctttaaacacaaaaacatacacTATCCTCAGGTCAGTCTAACACACATACATAGACCTCTCTTCTGTTTTGAGGGGCGAAATAATCCCAAACTTTGGACACTTTAGACTTTTCCTTACTTCTGTTTTCCAGTAACATTAATCTGTGTAGAAAAATGATCCCTGCGATGATCATTTAGTTACATAGTCGACAACAAGTGACTCATTGTGGACTAATCGTAAATtgatcattgatttttttccagtcaACAACTCGTACGCGAGTCACTAGCGCTCCTTGTCAGGCTTGATTGCACAGGCCCCAACCCCGGACTCATTCATCCAATCACCTTCAGACACCTTCATGGTCTTGCAGATTGTTGGAACCATAGCACAATAGCTACTCAATAttgtatcaaataaatgttttttagtAAAAGGTTATTGATTGACCAACATTTGTCTTCATTGCTGATCCCACAATATATCACCTATCACCAATCGGTCGACTCACCTTCGTCATCAGAGTCAAAGCCAAAGAGGTTGGTACAGTGCTGTAAATGGTGGTGGCGCTGCAGCTCTTCTGCACTGTTGAACGTCGTGAAGCAATTGGCACACCGATGTCTCTGCGGCGCGACGGTGACGGGAGCCTCCTCCAGCGAGGTGTAGATGTCGGATGCCGcctccttcctttttttgggcattGCGGTGAACTTCTCGTCGAGGTAGGCCGTGGGAGGCGCACGCATGTGCTTCTTGCCGTACTCGGCCAGAGTGTCCATGCACAATGTGGATCCATCGTACTCTTTTGCTAACTTGGACTTCGCTTGACCACGCTTGTCTTTGACAGACTCTGGTGTTTTGTTTCCGTGTAGCTCCTCACTAGCACAATTGTCCGCGTCTCCCACCTTCACTTCACTGCCGATTGAAGCTTGAGTTTTCGACTCGGTTGCTACTTTAGCAGTACGTTGGTCTGGATGGGGTCTTTTCCTGCTACTCTTTACTTCACCTTCTTTACTTGCCTTGGCACCTTTGTTTCTCCGAACATGCACATCCTTTTTTGAAGAAGGTTCTGCTTGAACTGTTGACGTGGTTGAACTGGAGTCATCACTGGTCACATAAGATGGTTCTTCCGTTGTCTCGCTCTCTAAATTGGGCATGGTGGAAATGGAGACATCACTTGCCACATGAGAAGGTTCTTTCGTTGACTTGCTCTCTAAATTTGGCATGGTGGAAATGGAGACATCAGTTGTCACATGAGAAGGTTCTTCCTGTGACTTGCTCTCTAAATTGGATGTGATAGACGTGGAGCCATCACACGTCACATTTGAAGGTTCTTTTATGGACATTTGCGTGGTGGGACTGGCGCTATCACTAGTCACAGCTGAACGTTCTTCCACTGACTTTCTCTCCAAATTGGACATGGTGGAACCAGAGCCATCGCTCATCACATTTGAAGGTTCTTCCCTGGAGACTTCACTTGTCACGTCTGAAAGTTCTTCCTTGTCCAAATTGGACACGGTAGAAGTGGAGCCACTTCTCGTCGCATCTGAAGGTTCTTCGTTTGATTTTTTATTCCAATCGGACGTGGTAGAACTGGAGCCATCACTTGTCACATTATGATGTtcttcatttgactttttttccaaactggGGCAGATCGTCCCGTCGACTTTGTCACCAATCTGAAGCatctttcctgtttttttctttttaggtcGAGTTTTCTTCACGTTCACCTTAGTGGAAGCAAGAATAAGATCAGCAGGGCTACTTTTGGAAGAATgcgttttctctctcttttcatccCCAGACCTCCGGGCTACATGAGTTGAAGCTGACTGCAGGCTAGACCGTCTGCGGGGACTTTTTCTAAGAGTAAGCCTTTCCTTCTTTGCCCTACTGGCTTCCAAAGACTCGCTGCCCCTTGAAGCACAGCGCTTCCTCAAATTAAGAACTCTTAATTTGAGTGCATGGACAACTGAACTCCGGGATGCTGCAGTTAGAGGGGAGACCCTGTGCAAAGAAATCTTTTGTTCAACACAACTGCTCACTGTTTGTTGGGAATTTGACTTCTGGTGTAGAATCTCGTCATCGTCATTGACTTCCTCTTGCGTTTCGTTAATTTCTAACTTGGTACTAACCGTTGGAGATGTTGGCGTCTCATGACCGTCTGAGGTTTCACTCTTTAGACTTTGACTGTTTTGTCCCTTAGTCGTGTTTTCGTCATGTGTTGCTTTGTTTGCCTTTCGTGGACGGCCTCTCGTTTTAGGGAACATTTCAGTTTGGTTGACATGAACCTGCTTTTTCTTGAATTTATGCCTCAGTTTGAGCCTACGTCTGAAAAAGGGTAATTCCCGAGGCTCTGATCTTTGACCTTTTCTTAACCTCAGATTCAAACTATGATTACTGGACTGTGCGGTGGTGTCCTTGTTGGAGAGATTCTTCAAAACATTAGAATGCTTGGAttcatttctgttttttaGCTCTCCTTTCGCCATGGGAGGAGGAACACTGGCAGATTTCGCCGTCACATCTCGAGATGCATGCCGCCTTAACACACGAGTGGACTGGCTCAAAGTCCCTTCCGTAGCTTTTACCTGCAtgcagttagggttagggtctgTCTGCTGGTCCACAGTCTTAACTGGCTTGATGGGTTTGGAAGCATAGTGCTCTTTTTCATGAAGGTTCAGTGCCCAgagacaaataaatagtttGGAACAACCAGGCAAGCAGCACACTGCCTGCAGTGGACTGTGTTTTCTTGCGTGTCGGCTCATTTCATTTCCAGTTTTGAACCTGGCAGTGCAACCCAGATGAAGGCAAGGATGGCGAGGACTGAGGCGGTGTCTTTCCACATGATgctgaaaatgttcaaaactcCATAGAACCCTCTTGCAAATACTGCATTTGTTGTTTGCAACTTTCAATGACATTTCTAAAGGTTTGATGTCACCGTAGTGATGCTCGAGAGCATGGTAGAGAAGAGCAACACGGTTTTTAGAAAGGTCTGTGGACCAATTGCATCCATCTGCTGGACAGTTAATTTTCACTTTGGGCTCTACCCTTTTCTCCTGAATAGCCTTCTTCCCGTCCTTAATGACATTATTCTTTAAACCTTCAACGCATTTCCTCTTCTGAACCGAAGATGCAAAGGAATCACAAGAGTTGGCCATTGCACGAGTCAACTCGCGATGGTCTGCTTTGTCTTCAGTATCGTGTGTTGGAGTTGCCTGGTTGTCTTCAGCTTTTGAGTTGCTATGTTTCATTTGgtcaaatgtattatttttgtcaaaaagtCCATTTATCTTGCTTTTGGGAGATTTGCCGTCAATGCACTCATTTGGCTCGTTTTTCTGTACAAATTGACTATCGACTGCCTTGTCATTTGATCGCAAATTTCTTGATTCTAATTGCAAGTCTGCTTCTGGATGACTAAGAGATTTATCGCAGACAGAGGAGTTCCTCAGCTTCCTACTATGGTGATGACCAGACAGGCTGTTGGGAACATTAGCTTTGGCAGAGGTCTTGGGTTGGGAGAAATCTTTGGTTTCTGACTCACAGGTTTGTGGAGCTTTGCTACTGGCTACCTCTTTGCTTCTTTTGAGCTTCTCAATGTGGTCAGACAAGTGCATCATTGCCAGGAGGTCATCTTTAAAAGTGGTCCCACAAAACATACACTCATCCTTACGGAAGTGGAACATAGCATGTATTACTACGCGTCTGCCCTTAAAATCTTTGTGACAAAAAGTACAGCAGTACTCCAACTTGGATTCCTCTGTTTCTATTGACTCATCATCCTCAAAGTCATCCTCATAGTCGTCATATTCGGCTAGTGTTTCATGATTATTTCCTTGCATATTACCAGTGGTGGATGGTTCTGGCACTGTATGACTGGAGGCATTGGCAaaattgctttcattttggaGCACCGATTGCTTGGAGTTAGCGTCTGTAGGTTGTTTGCAATTCTCCAAGTCTGGGAGAAGTTCAACTGGAGAAAACTGAGTCACCATCTCTGTTGCTAAGGCTGAAATGTCATCCATATGGTTAGAATGTTCGTTTTGTGCATCCTCCGTGGTGATGTCTTTGGCCTTGTCAATGCATGTTTTGCCATTTTCAGAATGAGGGCTGAGTGGCTTTGGATTTTgttcttcatttgtgtttacaaGAGCTTGTCTACCTTGGAGAGGCGTGTGACACGTAGAGTCAGAGCTTTGAGACGGTAATGTGTTGGACATTGACGGGGTGTAATCAGTATCTTCTATTTTTCCGCTTTGCGTCTCAAAGGTTGGTGAAAAGTCAATGGACGATGTAGTTGGCTGTTGTGTGACTTTCTCCACTGCGGGGCTTTGTGAAGCTAAAGTCACCTTCATTTCAACAGAACGTTCATCACTGAGTTCGAAAGGTGCAACCGTGGAATGgactttgtctgtttttgaaGAGTGAGCAGTTTGACCTAAAATACAACTTTCTGTTCCTTTtaatgcaattattttttctgaataaactattttttttatctctgtgCTTTCTAAAGGCTCTTTTGCTAACGACTGTAGAACCGGGCTTGGTGTTTCTGGGTGTTCAGTTGTAAGCGCATCCTCCGAGCTCAAACCAACCCTTGTCTCAGCATTAGGTTTCTCACAAAGCACGCTCTGTGGTTCTTTGAGGGAACTCCCATGCGCAGAAGAGCGTGTGATTGTTGATACAGATCCATGAATATTTGACCCTTTACCCTTTCCTTTCGGCCTGCGAGCGTAACAGTGCAAGAGCTGCACAAGCATAGTTTCATCCCTTGCTCGAAGGATGACCTCTTTTCCATGCAGCACCTTCACAGGACGGGAGGGGTCAGGAAGCTTTAGTGTTCGCTTATAAAAGAGCATCGGAGGGCATCCTTTCGGTTTGTTGCCGTCTTCGGCGAAAGTTCCCAGCAGCTCATTGTCTGGTAGCGACAGCTCCAAAATTATTTGTGGAGTAGAAGCTGGTTCAAGAGCATCTGCTGTCTCATGCTTTGTGCAAGAGTTTTCCGACGCCTTGGCTTGTGTGCTGTTCTTGGGCCGACCATTTTCAGACCTCTTTAGGGCAGACGACTGATGCACTCTCTGATTTCTCAAACTACGTTTCCTAAGCTTTGACTCTTGTAGATTACCAGAATCTTCCAGGAGccatttgggtttttgaatCCTTCGTTTTGGAGGATCTTTTGCAGATAGTCGAGTAGCTCGTCTTAGCTGCCCAGACCCAATGTCATGTATCCTGTCAAGCTGCCAAAATGAGCGCCTCAAAGGTTGCGATGATGCTTCCTTTGTAAAACGTGACCTGTggttaaccttttttttcacagcGTCACTATCATTCAGTCTTGTTTTGCCTTGAACCAACTTGAGTTTCTTGGGCGACTCCACAGAGCTAATTTCTTTATGCCTCCCATCGTTAGGATTTTTTGCTGTTCCGTTATCAggagccttttttttcacggCATTGCTGTCATTCAGTCCTGTTTTGCCTTGGACCACCTTGAGTTTCTTGGGTGCCTCCTCAGAGCTAATTTCTTTGTGACTGCCATCATTATGACAAGGCCTTTTTGCTGTTCCATTATCAGTATTTGCTGTTGATGTACTACACACAAAGGGAAAGTCTTTGGCACAGTAGTTTGGGACCCATGATTCCTCCATGAGTTCGTCGAGTGAAGCGTCAACCACTTTCTCACTCATCAGTTTCAAACAATTGGTCCGCAAAGCAATGAGGTTCCAAAACTCTGGATCAAAATAAAGGTCCTTCTTCAAAATCTGCCaatgaaaaaacacacaaacaaaacaataatacaTTGACACGTTATTGTATTGCACGGATATAAATAGTAGGGCCTGACCAATTAATGGGGCGGCCAATTAAATTGGCTAATTATAGCCCTTCTAACGTCAGCAAAGAATCATCGCCATAATAAGATTACTAATAAATACTGTAGATGAAGATAGTGCTTTACCTGCAGCGTTTCAAATCGCGTTTGATTCGTGATGGGACAGTGCTCAACATGGTTGTCCTGGTCTGGAAGCATATACAGGAAATACACCATCTTGTAGGCCCCAACGCTGCGTTCCAAGAAGAAGACAAGCAGCGCACAGGCCCGACACACTTCCAAATCGTTGGGCAGCAGGCCAGCAATAGTTTTATAGATCAGCGACTTGGTGTTAATGTCACAtgggagacaagatttcaaggCATCTGCACAAAGCTCCACACAAAACTGGACCCCGTCTGCACCGAGCTAACAAGACAGAAACAGTAATCATCAGTTGCATGAGACGATCTCAACTGATTTGTGATTTAGATAAATAGCCAATTCATTTTGATGAGTCGTATTCTCACCTCTTCAATAACAACTCTGACAAACGGGAAGACAGAGCTGGCGTTGGCAGCAGACAGCATTAGCCGACGGCTTTCTTCCAGAAAAGCTTGCTTGGAAGTATTCAGCCGTTTGTGAAGTTTGctccacacaaaaacaagttcCCTGCACAGGGGCACAAGGGTGGGACATTTATACACCATTTAtagcattaaaaatgaatttgaattcAATGGATATTCACCCACCATAAATAGTACATGTCTCCCCTGCAGAGTTGTTGGGAGAGGAACACCTGGCAGAGAGCTAACAGCAGTTGATCGGGTTCTTCATACTCTAAACTGCAGATGATGTGCACTGCATCTTTACCAGTGAGGTCAGCGACCTGAAAGAAACAGTTCAGGTTGGGGCTAAAACAGAGCATCATCCAATTACAgccacagagagagagagagagcgagcgagataCGGCCATTAATGTTCAAGTGGCTGCCTCCTTTGCACCAACCTCTTTAAGCAGCTGATTGTATTGCGTCTTGTAAAGCCATGTGAGGTAGACCTGGAGGAAGAACAAGTGTTTCCCTGCCATCGGATGACGAATACAACACTTAGCCAGGGCTAAAGCCTCACGGACACGCTCACAGGATAGAAGGTAGCGCACCCGAAGCTCCAAGAACACTGGCAACTCAGAGCTGAAGAACCTGTCCACTGAGAAAACACAGAATGCTTTCCCAGTTAAATGTATATACACGCTAATTAGCACATTAACGGCAATACTTTTGAAcgggttttttgtttgtattctgAGTGAgtacaaatgtatttgattAAGTGAGAAACACAATGCACAGTATTTGCAGAGTACACGTTGTATCAGCAAAA includes:
- the LOC119134399 gene encoding uncharacterized protein LOC119134399 isoform X2: MAEESSFPELEGLEKQLESLISSHSSDDLHGDSKTYCSDFCKLVEEYASRCRTPLPQLRILETALCHFTRASSFFTSSCDHVLHTLSSLALSVFELLLFFNEQDFHEEPLKHFSIKFQECHVALLKHQNVHLLQVEPLLRSGGAWASTTLKAILSESSLPQNEVDRFFSSELPVFLELRVRYLLSCERVREALALAKCCIRHPMAGKHLFFLQVYLTWLYKTQYNQLLKEVADLTGKDAVHIICSLEYEEPDQLLLALCQVFLSQQLCRGDMYYLWELVFVWSKLHKRLNTSKQAFLEESRRLMLSAANASSVFPFVRVVIEELGADGVQFCVELCADALKSCLPCDINTKSLIYKTIAGLLPNDLEVCRACALLVFFLERSVGAYKMVYFLYMLPDQDNHVEHCPITNQTRFETLQILKKDLYFDPEFWNLIALRTNCLKLMSEKVVDASLDELMEESWVPNYCAKDFPFVCSTSTANTDNGTAKRPCHNDGSHKEISSEEAPKKLKVVQGKTGLNDSNAVKKKAPDNGTAKNPNDGRHKEISSVESPKKLKLVQGKTRLNDSDAVKKKVNHRSRFTKEASSQPLRRSFWQLDRIHDIGSGQLRRATRLSAKDPPKRRIQKPKWLLEDSGNLQESKLRKRSLRNQRVHQSSALKRSENGRPKNSTQAKASENSCTKHETADALEPASTPQIILELSLPDNELLGTFAEDGNKPKGCPPMLFYKRTLKLPDPSRPVKVLHGKEVILRARDETMLVQLLHCYARRPKGKGKGSNIHGSVSTITRSSAHGSSLKEPQSVLCEKPNAETRVGLSSEDALTTEHPETPSPVLQSLAKEPLESTEIKKIVYSEKIIALKGTESCILGQTAHSSKTDKVHSTVAPFELSDERSVEMKVTLASQSPAVEKVTQQPTTSSIDFSPTFETQSGKIEDTDYTPSMSNTLPSQSSDSTCHTPLQGRQALVNTNEEQNPKPLSPHSENGKTCIDKAKDITTEDAQNEHSNHMDDISALATEMVTQFSPVELLPDLENCKQPTDANSKQSVLQNESNFANASSHTVPEPSTTGNMQGNNHETLAEYDDYEDDFEDDESIETEESKLEYCCTFCHKDFKGRRVVIHAMFHFRKDECMFCGTTFKDDLLAMMHLSDHIEKLKRSKEVASSKAPQTCESETKDFSQPKTSAKANVPNSLSGHHHSRKLRNSSVCDKSLSHPEADLQLESRNLRSNDKAVDSQFVQKNEPNECIDGKSPKSKINGLFDKNNTFDQMKHSNSKAEDNQATPTHDTEDKADHRELTRAMANSCDSFASSVQKRKCVEGLKNNVIKDGKKAIQEKRVEPKVKINCPADGCNWSTDLSKNRVALLYHALEHHYGDIKPLEMSLKVANNKCSICKRVLWSFEHFQHHVERHRLSPRHPCLHLGCTARFKTGNEMSRHARKHSPLQAVCCLPGCSKLFICLWALNLHEKEHYASKPIKPVKTVDQQTDPNPNCMQVKATEGTLSQSTRVLRRHASRDVTAKSASVPPPMAKGELKNRNESKHSNVLKNLSNKDTTAQSSNHSLNLRLRKGQRSEPRELPFFRRRLKLRHKFKKKQVHVNQTEMFPKTRGRPRKANKATHDENTTKGQNSQSLKSETSDGHETPTSPTVSTKLEINETQEEVNDDDEILHQKSNSQQTVSSCVEQKISLHRVSPLTAASRSSVVHALKLRVLNLRKRCASRGSESLEASRAKKERLTLRKSPRRRSSLQSASTHVARRSGDEKREKTHSSKSSPADLILASTKVNVKKTRPKKKKTGKMLQIGDKVDGTICPSLEKKSNEEHHNVTSDGSSSTTSDWNKKSNEEPSDATRSGSTSTVSNLDKEELSDVMSDGSGSTMSNLERKSVEERSAVTSDSASPTTQMSIKEPSNVTCDGSTSITSNLESKSQEEPSHVTTDVSISTMPNLESKSTKEPSHVASDVSISTMPNLESETTEEPSYVTSDDSSSTTSTVQAEPSSKKDVHVRRNKGAKASKEGEVKSSRKRPHPDQRTAKVATESKTQASIGSEVKVGDADNCASEELHGNKTPESVKDKRGQAKSKLAKEYDGSTLCMDTLAEYGKKHMRAPPTAYLDEKFTAMPKKRKEAASDIYTSLEEAPVTVAPQRHRCANCFTTFNSAEELQRHHHLQHCTNLFGFDSDDEGNC